The Candidatus Binatia bacterium genome includes the window TCGTACGCGGCGGCCGCGTTCACCCCCGCCCCCCGGACGCGACGGAGCGCGTCCCTCCGGTGGGTGGGTGTTCGCGCGAACCAGGCACGGCGCGCGTTCGTGCCCCCCCGGCAATCGGAGGGCCACCGCCGGAAGCAACGCCGCCCGGTGAAAGCACACCGTCACGGGAACGACTCGCCTTGCAATGCCCGCGGCACCGTGACAGGAATGCTCGCCGCGCCCCGGAAGTTTCGGATAAGGAGGCACGACCCCATGCCACGGGCTTACTCGATTACCGCCGAGGCCATCGCCGCCGAACGGCGTCGCGTCCAGGACGACCTCTCGAAGTTCGACCCCGCCAACGTCATCCGGCTGGACGAACTCGAGCTTCCGCCGCTCGGCCGGCACGACGTGCATTGCCGCACGCTCGCGGTGTCGCTCGAACACAACATCGACCACATGGCCCTCGCGGACACGGTCAACATCGTGGAGCTCCGCGGCGGGAAGCTCTACCCCGGGAACAGCGCCGTCGCGGAAGTCCTCGCCGTGGGCGAGGAGGTGACGCGGTTTCGCCCCGGCGACATCGTCATCACGCACTGCAACGGCGCGCCGGACCGCTACGGCTACCCGCTGCGAATCTGGGCTTACGACCAGCCCGACTCGATCGGCTGGTACGCGGAGGAAATCCTGGTCGGCGACTGGCAGCTCATCCCCGCGCCGCTCGACTGCGGGCTCAACCTCTGGGAAATCGCCGCACTGCCGCTGCGGGCGCCGACGGCCTACCACCTCTGGCGGCGCGCACACGACATCTTCCGGATCAAAGTGCCCCGGGAGAAGCTCGCGCGGCTCAACGTGCTGGGCTTCGGCGGAGGAGTGTCCGAGCTTTTCCTGATGCTCGCGAAACACGAGGGACACCGGGCCTTTTTCTGCTCGGGGACGGCGGCACGGCGCGAGTTCATGGAGTCGCTCGGCATCGAGACGATCGACCAGACGAAGTTTCACCGCTTCGCGACACCGCAGGACGTGGACGCGTTCTCGAAGGAAGTGAAAAAACTCACCGACGGCGTCGGGATGCACATCGTCTGCGACATGCTCCGAGGACCGGTCTTCGCCGCCGGCATCGCCGCCACCGCCCGCGAAGGCGTGAACGTGAGTGCCGGCTGGCAGCTCGGCAAGAAGGTTTCCTACGACTCCGCCGGAGCTTCCGTGAAGCAAATCACGATCGACCACACCCACTACGACACGATCGAGGGTTGCAACGCCTGCACGGAGCTCTACGGCGTCGTCTTCCGGCCGACCGTGCACAAAGAAATCTACGCCTTCGAAGACCTGCCCCGAGCGCTCCGCGAGATGCACCAGAACGTGCAGACGGGCATCCCCATCATCCGGGTCGCAAAAGAAATGCCGGAAAAAGTCCGGCATCTCGTGCCTGAGGGAACGTAACGTCCCGGCTCGGAGTCCCAGCCCGGAGAGAAAACCCGCGGGTTCTTTCCGGGTCAGCCGCCGGCGTGGAGCACCGAGCGTTCGGCTCCCCGGATCCGGCCGTTTTCTTCCGAGGCCCGATCCCCCGAGAAGCAGAGCGCCAGATACGGCGAACCCCGCCGACCCCGTGCGTGTGACGCCCGCCCGACCTCCCGGGCTTTACGGCGCTCGCGATCGAGTTCCCGGCGCCGGATCGCCCGCGGTCAGGGCACCGGAGCCGTCGTTGTCGTGACGGTATCGCGGCCACACGGCGTTCCCGTAGCCGCCCAGGCCCGTCCCCTCGACGACGTCGAGCGTTCCGTCCTCCTGGAGAACGTAGACCTTCCCGTCGTGGAGCACGGGGCTCGCGAGAACCCTTGCCGGAGAGCGGAGCGGATACGTTCGGACGAGCGAGCCCTCGAGCCCGAGGACCCGAAGCTCCCCGTCCGTGGCGAAGAGCACGTAGCGGTCGTCGGCCAGGGTCGGCGACGCCCAGGCCCAACGGCCGGGAATCCCCGCGAGCTCCCTGCTCGAGCAGTCGGGTTCGACGGCCAGGAGAAGCGCTTTGCGCTCCCCCTCCGGCCAGGGCACGGTGAGGGGCACGTAAGCCGTCCCCTCCGAGTCCAGCGTCGGCGCCGAGTAAAAGCCCGCGGCTTGCGTTCTCGGCTCGAAATCGAACTCGAGCCGGCACTGCTCCACGAGGTCGTAGTCGAGGACGTAGAGAGCGACCCTGAGCCGCTCGTCGTTGGGCCGCACGTAGAGTACCCACACCCGGTCGGGGCCCAGGACGACTTCTCCCGCGACCGAATCCAGATTGGCGCCCTGGAAGGGGAGCGCGTAGCAACCCGGGTCGCCGGGATCGAAGGCCGCGACGACCCGCAGGTCGGGCGTCAGCTTCGTCACCGAGCAACCGTGCAGGTATTCGTCTTCCTGGCCGGTTTTCACTCCTACGGTCTGTGCCGCCGTACCGACGTAGAGAAACTCGCCGTCCGTCGTGACCCCGCTTCCGACCCACGCACGGAAGCCGTCCTCGAGACCGAGCTCTCGTACGACGGTGCCCGAGCCGTCCACCGCGAAGAGCGCGCCACAGGCGGGATTCACGGGGTTCTGGCAGACGGGATCGGGACTGTTCACGGTGCCGAGATAGTAAAGGCCGCCGAGTACCGTCCCCGAGCCGTCGGCCGTGGCCCCGAGTGACACGCTCTGCCGCGGAGCGAACGATCGGGGATCCAGGAGAAAGAGGTTGCCACCAAACGTCACGTTCCAGAAAACCGTGTCGAGCTCGGGCGAGTAGAGGAGCGGCGCCTCGCCCGTGGCACCTTCGTAGAGGCGGTAGAGCCGTCCCTCGGGCATGTGGTACCCGAAAAGCGTCCTCGCATACGGCCCCTCCTCGTCGCAGTCCCTCGAAAACTCGTGCGCCGGGTAGACGAGCCAGTCCCCCACGACGATCGGGGTGGCCGTGAAGTTCGCGCACTCGGTATGCGGAATCTCGACCGCGCTCACGTCTCCGAAGCGCGTGTAGACGGCGTCTTCGACCGCCGGAAAGGGCTGCCGGGGATTTTCGGCGCCCGGCGTCGCGGTAGGCGTCGGCGCGCCGAAGGGAAAGCGTCCGAGAACGTCGCGGACCGTTTCCACCACCACCCCGTACTCGGAGAGGAGATCGAAGAGAGGTTCGATGTCGGCGAACGCGTTCTCGAGCGTGTCGTCGCTGAGCACGATTCCCATGACTTCTTCCGAAGTCCCCGTCCGAAGTCCGTCCTCGATGTCGGCCAGGGTTACGGCGGCATCGCCGAGGTGCTCGATCCCGTAGCCGGCGTTGGCGGCAGCCAGGACGGTGTGGCCGTCGTAAACGACAACCCAGGGGACGCTCAGAAGGTCCGTCTTGGCGTTGTCCTCGCCCTTTTTCGTGGCGTGGTAGAGCAATCCCGCGGGCCAGTCGGTCTCCGCGTCCGACATGCCCGCGGAGACGATCCCCCGGGTCGTGAGCGGCGCGAGAAAATCGAGTAGCGCCTCCATGTCGCCCCGGTAGGTCCCGTCCGTGGCGTACCAGCCGTCCGTGCGAACGAGGTCCGGGCGGTTCGTGTACCCGTCGAAAAACTTGTGCGTGGGACCGTGATGGTGCAAAGCAATCTCGTGACCCTCCGCCTCCCATCCGTGGACCACCGAAAGCAGGCCGTTGGCGTAAACGTACTCCGCCCACGTCACCGAGAATTGCAGCGTGATCCGAAAGCCGTATCGATCCGAGAGGGCCACGAGCTCCTCGAGACGCGGCCAGAGAGACCGGATCCGGTTCGCGAGGCTGTACTCCAGGTGGACAGCCAGGAAAACGCCCTCGAGAGCCACGGGAGCGGAGCCATCGAGGGTCGGTGTGGGACTTGGAAGCTCCGGAACGGACGAAGGAGTGGCGGTCGCGGTCGGAGAAGCCGTGTCCGTCGGGCTCGGAAAGGGCGAGGGAGTCGACGTGGGTTCACCAGTGGTGGGGGTCGGCTTGCTGAAAAACTACCCTTTTTCCTCCGCGTAGTGTAAAGAAGACACGACACAAATTCCGCCCGAAGAGGAGGTGGAGGAGGATGAGGGGAGAGGATCGGTTCCAGGGGGCGATGTTCAGCTACGTGTCGCTCGAGGACCGCGTGCCGCGGGAGCATCCGCTGCGGACGATCTGGGCGATTTCGGACGCGGCGCTGCGGAGGCTCTCCGGGAGGCTCGGGCGGCTTTACGCACGGGTCGGGAGGCCTTCGATTCCGCCCGAGAAGCTCCTGCGGGCGCTGCTTTTGCAGGTTCTCTACTCGGTGCGGAGCGAGCGTCTTTTGATGGAGGAGCTCGAGTACAATCTTCTTTTCCGGTGGTTTGTGGGGCTCGGGATGGACGAGAAGGTGTGGGATGCGTCGACCTTCAGCAAGAACCGGGAGCGGCTTTTGCGCGGGGAGGTGGCCGAGGCGTTTTTCGCGGAGGTGCTGGGGCTTGCGCGAGAGCAGGGGCTTCTTTCGGACGAGCACTTCACGGTGGACGGGACACTGGTGGAAGCCTGGGCGAGCCAGAGAAGCTTCCGGCCGAGGGAGGAAGCAGGCGGAGACGGAAAAGAGGAGAAGGGAGGGGCGGATTTCCGCGGGGAGCGGAGGACAAACCGGACGCATGTCTCGAGGACGGATCCCGACGCGAGGCTTTACCGGCGCGGAGATGGGGCGGAGGCGAGGCTTTCGTACCTCGGGCACGTGCTGGTGGACGCAGAGAACCAGCTTGTGGTGGGGGCCAGCCTCACGCGGGCCGAGGGGAGTGCGGAGAGGGAGGCTGCGCTCGAGATGCTCGGGCGGGCACGCTACCGCAGGGGGGCACGGCTCGGGGCGGACCGGGGCTACGACGTGGCAAGCTTCGTGCGCGAGGTGAGAAGGCTCGGGCTGGTGCCGCACGTGGCGCAGAGGCGCCTTGGGAGTGCGCTCGACCGCAGGACGACAAGGCACCGGAGCTACCGTGCGACGCAGCGCATGAGGCGGCGGGTGGAGGCGGTCTTCGGGTGGCTGAAGACGGTGGGGCTTTTCCGGAAGACCCGCCACAGGGGAGTGGCCCGGGTGGGCTGGATGTTCACGCTTACACTTGCAGCCTACAACCTGGTGCGGATGCGGAACCTTCTGGCCGAGAGCGCCTGAGGGGACGCAGAAGAGATGGAAAAGGCCCTCGCGAAGGCCGAAAAGGGGCTCATCAGAGGAACGGGGAGGCCTCCGGGGAGACCGAGAGCCCGCCTCTGAAGGTCGAAAGACCTTCCGGCGGAGGTGAAACTTCTTCCGCGAAGGCCGAGGGCAGGACCACGGTCGGTGAAGGGGTGGGCGATGCGGAAGGTGACGGCGACGGCGCGGCCGACGGCGAAAAAGTAGGCTCGGGAGCGGGGCTGGAAGCAGGCGCCGTGTCCGTGGGAACCGGAGAGGGAGCAAGGGTTGGCGTGGGAGTCGAGGGGCCCGCGAACGCGCTCGGCGTGAACGTGGGAACGGGACTCGAAACGGGGGTGGACGTCGCCGTGGGCGTCTCCGCGGGCGGAAAAGCGAGAGAAGGTGTCCGTGTGGGGGTTTCGGGCCGAGTCGTCGGCGTGAGCGTTCTTTCCCCGGAGGGCCCGTTTCCGCCTCCGCCGGAGCCGCAACCGAGGAACGCGAAAAGAAAAACTCCGCCCAGCGCAATCCCGAACGTCGTGCGTCGCATCGTGGAAGGCTCTCATGCAGATCGCGTGCCAGGTTCCCGGCTGGCATCGCCGCGTCTGTCGATTTGGAGGGGGATGAGTCCTTTGCGTGAACCCGCTCGCACGGGCGTTGCCACCCGCGGCCTGGCACGAAACTCCGCAACCGGTCGAACAGGGCGATGTTGATCCCATTCGGCCCCGAGATCTGGTACGCCGATGGACCTCCGGTCCGGTGGCTCGGGTTTCCTTACCCGACGCGGATGGCCGTGGTTCGCCTTTCCGGGGACAAACTTTGGGTCTGGTCTCCGATCTCGCCGACGGAATCCCTGGCCGAGCACGTGCAAGGCCTCGGCCGCGTGACACACCTCGTCTCGCCCAACAAACTGCACCACCTCTTTCTCCGGCCCTGGCACGAACGCTGGCCCGAGGCTCTTCTGCACGCGTCGCCGGGGCTTCCGCGCAAACGTCCCGACTTGCCCTTCGGATCTCTCCTCGCCGACGAGCCTCACCCCGGTTGGGCGGGGGAAATCGACCAGGTCGTCTTCCGCGGGAGTCTCGTCATGGACGAGGTCGTCTTTTTCCACCGAAAGTCGAGAACGGCCATCGTCGCGGACCTGGTCCAGAAACTCGACCCCTCGCCGTATGCGCGCTGGCAGCGCCTGCTTCTCCGGCTCGACGGTGTGCTGGGCGAGAAGGGAAGCGCACCGCGCGAGTGGAGGGCTCTTTTCTGGAACCGGAAGCTCGCCCGAAAAGCCCTGCACTCCGTGCTCGGCTGGCAGCCGGAACGACTCCTTCTCGCCCACGGGACGTGCGTGCCGAGCGGAGCATCCGAGGCGCTCCGGGAGGCATTTTCTTGGCTCGGGACGGAGGACGCCCGAGAGACTCCATCCGTGCCGCGCGAGAATGGACACTTCGAGGAGGGGCGCTTGTAGGTACGGGGGCTCCAGGATGGGGAGACTTCGGGGCCGGTAGCCGGTTCCGCGAACGTCCCTCCCTATCGAGCCGCGGCCTGGAACGTCTTCCGGGGCGTTGACGCGGGAGCGCAAATTCTCGTAGGTTCGGGTTCCCGGCCGCCCCCATGATCGTCGGAAAAGTCATCGAGATCTGGCGCTACCCCTTCAAGTCGATGGGCGGCGAGCTGCTCGGGGAAACCACGCTCGGTCCGCTCGGAATACCCGGGGACCGCGGCTGGGCGCTCCGCGACGAGGAGGACGGAGAAATCCGGGGCGCGAAGAAGCTCCCCCTTCTGATGCTCTGCCGTGCCCGGTACGTGACGGAGCCGGGGGACGACGAAATCCCTCCTGTCGAGATCACCTTACCCGACGGATCTTCGGTACGGAGCGACACCGAAGAGGCCGCGCAAAAACTTTCCGCCCTCGTCGGTCGCCGCTGCTCGGTCTGGCCTCGTCGTCCGAAGGACGACCTCGACCACTATCGCCGGCGACTGCCGTCGGATCCGGCGAGCGTCGAAGCCGAGCTCCGTTCGGTCTTCGGTCTCGCGACCGGGAGAGCCACTGCCGGACCTTTCGGGCTTGCCGCCCGAAGTGTTCGAGTTCTCCTCGCCGCCGGGCACGTACTTCGACGCGTTCCCCCTCCATCTCCTCACGACGGCCTGGCTCGACGAGCTCGGCCTGCGCAATCCGGATGCACGCTTCGACCGGCGCCGTTTCCGACCCAATTTCCTGATCGAACCGGAAAGAAAGGTTCGCGGTTACGTCGAGCGAAGCTGGGTGGGTAGGACGGCGCGGATCGGCGAAGCCCTCGTCAAGGTCGAAACGCCGGTCGTCCGATGCGTCATGACGACGCTCCCTCAGGAGGACCTCCCGAAAGATCCCTCGGTCCTCCGCACCGTCGTCCGCGAATGCGGGCAGAACGTCGGGGTGTACGGCTCCGTTTCGCAACCCGGAAGGGTGCGGGTCGGGGACCCGGTGGAACTCGTGTGAAAACCCGGCAAGCGGGCGGCATCTCGAATCGCATCGAGCGTCAGCGGCCGCGCGCTCGAGCGGGTCCCCGCGTTTGACTTCCCGCCTCCGGCGGAATACGGGCTCCGGCAGGGAGGGAGATCATGACCGGAGCCTATCGGGCCTTTGGCTATTTCGGCTTGGCTTCGATCTTCGGGGCGCTGCTTTACGGGTTCCGCTACGACCCGGCCGCACCGGCAGGGAACTACCTCCTGAATATTCTGGCCTATCTCGCCTGGGCGGCCGTCCACCTGGCCATGACGCGCGCTGGGTTCAAACGAGCCGTGTTCGGCACTCCCGAAGGCTCGTTATTCGAGAGACAGGTGTACGTCCTGGTCGCCGTCTCGACCTGGCTTGCTCTCGTCGGGTTTCACCTGCCCGTGCCGGGCCCGGCAGTGGAGCTGCCCGGTGCCGTCCGCTTCGCCGCGTGCGTCGGGTTCGTGCTCTCCGTTCTCGCCTTCTTCGAGGGCGTGACGTTCTCGGCCCTGGACTCGCTGCTCGGCGTTCCCGGGAGCGAACTCAGCCACACGCACGGCGAGGAAACACCGCTTCTGACCGAAGGCCAGTACGCCGGCGTTCGTCATCCCATGTACCGGGCCGCCATCTTCGCCGGGGTCTCGAGCCTCTTTCTCCACGCCAACGCCGCGCAGCTCCTCTGGGTGCTTCTCGTGGGGGGCACGTTCGTCGCCTTCATTCCCGTCGAAGAAGCGCAGCTCGTGGCCTCACGCGGGGACGCCTACCGCGCTTACATGGAAAAAACGCCCTGGCGACTTCTGCGGGGCGTCTGGTAGGAAAAGGCCCCGCCCGCGAATTCGCGCGCCGGCGAATTCGGAAGACGCAGTTTCGCCGGCCGTATCTTTCGCCGACACGCGTACGGGCCGGAGAGCCGGGCAATCCCGCCCGCACAAGCGGAGCCGAGGCGGCCGCGGAAAGCTTCCCTGCTCAGCGGGAGGCAGCGGCGCGCAGCACCTCGAGGTAGCCCCGCGCGACGAGCGCGTGGTCGAGCACGCCCCGCTCCCGGAGAAGGCGGTGGAACTTCGGGAGCTTGAAGTGGGGGACGGTCATGACCAGGTGGTGCTCGAGATGGTAGTTCACGTGGTTGGGAGCCAGAAACAGACGCTCCCACCACCGTGCGAGCGTCGTTCGGGTGTTGCGGAGCTCGTCGCTCGGGTCGGGAACCATCGAGTGCTCGGCAATGGAGCGAAAGCGCGTGACCAGCGTGTAGGTCGTGAACCAGGCTCCCGCCCAGAGAAGGTAGAGCCAGGGGTAGCCCGCGACGGCCAGGAGCGCCAGCAGCGCCGCGTTGGTGAGCAGCATCCCCCCGAGACGCCGCCAGCCGGCCTTCTTTCCGCCCCGAGGCTTTCCCGAGAAGAGGCCCGTGTCCCGATCGAGGGCAAAGCGCGCGAACTTGAGGCCCGTCCTGCCCGTGAGGTCCCGCAGGACCTTTCGCCGCATGCTCGCGCGTGAGACGGGAAACGGCGTCGCGAGGCCCAGGTCGGGGTCGTCTTTCGTCCAGGTGTGCGCGTGGTGGCGCAGGTGATACGTGCGGTACGTCTCCGTGTCCGACCAGATCGGGTAGGCCGCGAGCCACTGCCCCGCCCAGTCGTTCAGGCGACGGTTCCGGAAAAGGATGCGGTGTGCCGCCTCGTGCATGACGACGGCGAGACCGAGCTGCCGCGACCCGATCACGAAAAGCGCGACCACGACGGTGAGCGGGTTCGGTGCCCAGGCGACGAGACCCATTGCCGCGAAGACGATCCCCCAGTTCGTCGCGAGCGTCACCCATCCGTGCCAGTTGTCGGTCTCGCAAAGCTCTCGCCGCTCTTCGGGCGTGAGCACGGCTCGCCAGTCGGGGCGACTCGACTTCGAACGATTCGCCTCTCCGGCGGAGGCGGTCGCAAGGTCGAACGAAAGCTGTTCGTGGGACGGCATGACCCCGGCCTGCACGTATAACGGAAACTGCGGGTTTTTCTCAACCTCCGCCCGCCCCTCGGACGCGACGGAGCGCGTCCCTCCGGTCGGGTTCGCGGCTGCCGCGGACGTCGATCCGCGGGCGCAAACGGCGTACCCGATCGCGGCCGCGTCGATTCGCCCCTGGCACGATCCCCCCGGACGCGACGGAGCGCGTCCCTCCGGGCCGGGTTCGCGGATGCCGCGGACGTCGATCCTCGGGCGCAAAGGGCGAACCCAACCCGGCCGCGTCGATTGCCCCTCCTCCCCCCGGACGCGACGGAGCGCGTCCCTCCGGATGCGGCCGTGGTGATCGGAGGGCCACGCTCTGTCGTGGCCGTGTGTTCGTGCGTGGCACGATCCCCCCGGACGCGACGGAGCGCGTCCCTCCGGCCCGGGTTCGCGGATGCCGCGGACGTCGATCCTCGGGCGCAAACGGCGAACCCAATCCGGCCGCGTCGATTGCCCCTCCTCCCCCCGGACGCGACGGAGCGCGTCCCTCCGGATGCGGCCGTGGTGATCGGCCACCCTCCCTCCGGGCCACGCTCTGTCGTGGCCGTGTGTTCGTGCGTGGCACGATCCCCCCGGACGCGACGGAGCGCGTCCCTCCGGCCCGGCCTCGCGGATGCCGCGGACGTCGATCCTCGGGCGCAAACGGCGAACCCAATCCGGCCGCGTCGATTGCCCCTCCTCCCCCCGGACGCGACGGAGCGCGTCCTTCCGGCCCGGGGGATCTCCCGGAATTCAAAGAGGCGTGCAGGCCGGGCCCTGCGAGAGGGCAATCACACCGCGGGTGATGTCGGTTCCGGTCACGCGCCCGTTTCCGTCGGAATCCGCCGCAGGGCATTCGTCGAGGAGCAAGTCTCCGCCGAGAATCCGAACGCACTGCGTGATCTCCGTGCCGGTCACACGCCCGCTCCGGTCGCAGTCACAGGCACAGGCAGCACCCTCGACATCGACCTCGACGCTCACCTCCTGGGAACCGCCCTCGAGGCTTGCGAACGTGATCGAACCCACGTGACGTCCCGGCGGGAGTCCGTTGCCAACGAAGCGAACGGTAACCTCCGCGGGGGTGTTTCCCGACGACGGGACGATTTCGATCCAGGGCTCGCTCGCCAGAGCGTCCCAGCCGAGCACGACATCCTCGTTCTCGTTCTCGACGCTCAGAGCGACTTCCGTCACCCCGGCCTCGGGGTCGAAGCTCACGACGGCGGGCGCCACGGTCAGACGGTCCGCGGGCGGCGGCAACTCGTCGAGCGAGGCCACCACGGTCACTTCCACCGTGTCTTCCGCGACGCCGCCCTCCCCGTCGTCCGCGCGGAACGTGAGCACGTGCGTGCCCACGGAAAGCTCCGTGACGGACAGCTCCGCACCGGTGCCGAGAAGCCCGTCCAGGCTCGAGAGCCAGCTCACCTGCTCGCCGTCCATCGAGCCCGTGTCCACGTCGAAGGCTTCGCCCCGGAGCACGAGCGTCTGGCCCACGGAAAGCACCGCATCTTCTGCGGGCTCGAGAATTTCCGCCGTCGGGATGCGGTTCGGTACGGTGAACGACCCGTCGGAATCGTCGTGGGCCGTGTGGATCCCGTCGCTCGCCCAGACACGGAAGCGGCCCGCGTTCGTGCGGCTCACGTTGAGAGCGTCGAGGTCGAGAGTCGTCGAGGTCACGTTCTGGGCGACCATTTCCCAGTTGTCGCCGTCGTCGGGACTGTACTGTACGTTGAACGTGAGGCTGTCGCCGTCCGGGTCCTCGGCCTCCCAACTCACGCGAACCGTAGGCTCGTCGAGAACCTCGCCGCCGTTCGGTTCCAGAACCCGGACCGTGGGATCTCCGGCCCCGGCGCTCACGCTCGCGAGAAGCCCCGCCGGCCCCTCGATGTCCACGCGCGTCGTTCCCGAAACGAACGGGACGAGCTCGTGGATGAAAAGGAATTCCACGTCTCGGTCGGGGTCTTCCGGGGTGGTGCCCGACCGACCGTCCTCGGCCACACGCGGAGTGAAGGGATAGCGGGCCAGCTCCTGCCCGCCGCTTCCCCGCAGCACGATGGCGTAGTCCCCGGGGACGCGCTCCGCGAACTCGTCCGCGTCCGGGATCACGAAAAGCGGCTCGAGAACGACGGTCCCGTCACGCGGGTCGATGGTTCCGACCACGAGAAGTCGGTCCACGACCTCGCCCGTGCCCGCGCCGGCTCCCGTGGGAGACCCGGACTGGTAGAAGGTCATCAGGTTCTCGTACGTGAAATCGCTCACCCACTGGTAGTCGCAGTACGTCATCACGTCTCGCCAGTTCGGCGTGTAGATGTCCCGCGTCACGATATCGAAGCCGTAGATGGCCCTCGGGCCCGAAAGTACGGGGCTGATCCGACCTCGCGGGTAGGGGAAAGGTGCTCCCGCCCTCGCCCCGCAAAACTCCGCATGGAAGCGTCCCCAGGCGTGGGCGAGTTCGTGCCCCCCGTACCAGTCTCCGTAGTTTCC containing:
- a CDS encoding DDE transposase, whose amino-acid sequence is MRGEDRFQGAMFSYVSLEDRVPREHPLRTIWAISDAALRRLSGRLGRLYARVGRPSIPPEKLLRALLLQVLYSVRSERLLMEELEYNLLFRWFVGLGMDEKVWDASTFSKNRERLLRGEVAEAFFAEVLGLAREQGLLSDEHFTVDGTLVEAWASQRSFRPREEAGGDGKEEKGGADFRGERRTNRTHVSRTDPDARLYRRGDGAEARLSYLGHVLVDAENQLVVGASLTRAEGSAEREAALEMLGRARYRRGARLGADRGYDVASFVREVRRLGLVPHVAQRRLGSALDRRTTRHRSYRATQRMRRRVEAVFGWLKTVGLFRKTRHRGVARVGWMFTLTLAAYNLVRMRNLLAESA